In a single window of the Sus scrofa isolate TJ Tabasco breed Duroc unplaced genomic scaffold, Sscrofa11.1 Contig1449, whole genome shotgun sequence genome:
- the LOC100522065 gene encoding LOW QUALITY PROTEIN: olfactory receptor 1030 (The sequence of the model RefSeq protein was modified relative to this genomic sequence to represent the inferred CDS: inserted 3 bases in 3 codons) produces the protein MLAPKKMARGNFTLVTEFVLLGLTDDPDLQPILFVLFLGIYLITVGGNLGMLLLIRIDSRLHTPMYFFLASLSCLDLCYSTNVXPKMLINFLSEEKTISYTACLIQCYFFIAMVITEYYMLAVMAYDRYMAICNPLLYSSKMSKGVCICLIAGPYVYGFLSGLMEIMWTYRLTFCGSNVINHFYCADPPXIRLSCSDTFIKETSMFVVAGFNLSNSLLIILTSYIFILIAILKMRSAEGRRKAFSTCGXHLMAVTVFYGTLFCMYVRPPTDKSVEQSKVIAVFYTFVSPMLNPIIYSLRNKDVKQAFRKLIRRNVL, from the exons ATGCTGGCACCTAAGAAAATGGCCAGAGGAAATTTCACCTTGGTGACTGAATTTGTTCTCTTGGGATTAACGGATGATCCAGATCTTCAGCCCATCCTCTTTGTGCTGTTCCTGGGGATCTATTTGATCACGGTGGGCGGGAATCTTGGGATGCTGCTGTTGATCAGGATAGATTCTCGCCTCCACACCCCTATGTACTTCTTTCTTGCCAGTTTGTCCTGCTTGGATTTGTGCTATTCCACTAACG ACCCCAAGATGTTGATAAACTTCTTATCAGAGGAAAAAACCATTTCCTACACAGCCTGTTTAATCCAGTGTTATTTTTTCATTGCCATGGTGATCACTGAATATTACATGCTAGCTGTAATGGCTTATGATAGGTACATGGCCATCTGTAATCCTTTGCTTTATAGCAGCAAGATGTCCAAGGGGGTCTGTATCTGCCTGATTGCTGGTCCGTATGTCTATGGGTTCCTTAGTGGCCTGATGGAAATCATGTGGACCTACCGCTTGACCTTCTGCGGCTCCAACGTCATTAATCACTTCTACTGTGCCGACCCGC TCATCCGACTCTCGTGCTCTGACACCTTCATTAAGGAGACATCCATGTTCGTGGTGGCAGGATTTAACCTCTCCAACTCCCTTCTCATAATCCTCACCTCCTACATCTTCATTCTCATTGCCATCCTGAAGATGCGTTCTGCTGAAGGCCGGCGTAAAGCTTTTTCCACCTGTG CCCACCTGATGGCAGTGACCGTGTTTTATGGGACTCTGTTCTGCATGTATGTTAGACCTCCCACGGACAAGTCAGTGGAACAGTCCAAAGTCATTGCTGTTTTCTACACTTTTGTAAGCCCTATGTTGAACCCCATCATTTACAGTCTGAGGAATAAGGATGTGAAACAAGCTTTTCGGAAACTGATCAGAAGAAATGTACTTTAG